A genome region from Micromonospora peucetia includes the following:
- a CDS encoding DUF3311 domain-containing protein: protein MAAPEPEAPPAARSRAKDHSPWNWLLFIPIVLPLIPVFFNADSPRFLGFPRFYWLQLAYILVGVATTTLVYQLTKKRAAAPSDGLAGADAGDR from the coding sequence ATGGCCGCACCCGAACCGGAGGCGCCGCCAGCGGCGCGGTCCAGGGCGAAGGACCACAGCCCCTGGAACTGGTTGCTCTTCATCCCCATCGTGCTGCCCCTGATCCCGGTGTTCTTCAACGCCGACTCGCCCCGGTTCCTCGGCTTCCCGCGCTTCTACTGGCTGCAACTCGCCTACATCCTGGTCGGCGTGGCCACCACCACGCTGGTGTACCAGCTGACGAAGAAGCGGGCCGCCGCGCCGTCGGACGGGCTGGCCGGCGCGGATGCGGGTGACCGCTGA
- the mctP gene encoding monocarboxylate uptake permease MctP: protein MWREHLTEIIVFSALFLLVSGMGFVAARWRAPKDMAHLDEWGLGGRNFGGWITWFLVGGDLYTAYTFVAVPALMFGAGAAGFFAVPYTIVIYPLVFLVLCRLWSVSHRHGFVTPADFVRKRFDSPVLALLIAITGIVATMPYIALQLVGIEAVLKTMGVTGESALARHLPIIIAFAILAAYTYQSGLRAPALIAFVKDTLIYIVILVAVLYLPYKLGGWGEIFDAAEAKFDASPNPNDGVLLNANNQLQYVTLAFGSALALFLYPHSITGVLASRNRDVIKRNMSALPAYSLLLGLIALLGFMAIAAGVKPLPGSSPGSVDSNTVVPVLFDQQFPDWFAGVAYAAIGIGALVPAAIMSIAAANLFTRNIYKEYLKRDASPAQEANVSKITSLVVKVGAVACIVFLDPQFSIDLQLIGGVIILQTLPAVALGLYTRWFHRGALIGGWVAGMGLGMWMLYQIPNAATGRKHFGGSAFPLADFGFDTPKTIYVGIVAVLVNLAVAALLTVVLRAAKVRDGGDGTTSDDYFADEGDPRVVPGPRRDADAAPEPVA from the coding sequence ATGTGGCGCGAGCACCTCACCGAGATCATCGTCTTCTCGGCGCTCTTCCTGCTGGTCAGCGGCATGGGGTTCGTGGCGGCCCGGTGGCGTGCCCCGAAGGACATGGCGCACCTCGACGAGTGGGGGCTGGGCGGGCGCAACTTCGGCGGCTGGATCACCTGGTTCCTGGTCGGCGGTGACCTCTACACCGCGTACACCTTCGTGGCGGTGCCGGCGCTGATGTTCGGGGCCGGCGCGGCCGGCTTCTTTGCCGTCCCGTACACCATCGTGATCTATCCGTTGGTCTTCCTGGTGCTGTGCCGGCTCTGGTCGGTCTCGCACCGGCACGGCTTCGTCACCCCGGCGGACTTCGTCCGCAAGCGGTTCGACTCGCCGGTGCTGGCGCTGCTCATCGCGATCACCGGCATCGTGGCCACGATGCCGTACATCGCGCTGCAACTCGTCGGCATCGAGGCGGTGCTCAAGACCATGGGGGTCACCGGCGAGAGCGCCCTGGCCCGGCACCTGCCGATCATCATCGCGTTCGCGATCCTGGCCGCGTACACCTATCAGTCGGGGCTGCGCGCGCCGGCGCTGATCGCCTTCGTCAAGGACACGCTGATCTACATCGTGATCCTGGTGGCGGTGCTGTACCTGCCGTACAAGCTGGGTGGCTGGGGCGAGATTTTCGACGCCGCGGAGGCGAAGTTCGACGCGTCGCCGAACCCCAACGACGGGGTGCTGCTCAACGCCAACAACCAGCTCCAGTACGTCACACTGGCGTTCGGCTCGGCGCTGGCGCTGTTCCTCTACCCGCACAGCATCACCGGCGTGCTGGCCAGCCGGAACCGTGACGTGATCAAGCGGAACATGTCGGCGCTGCCCGCGTACAGCCTGCTGTTGGGCCTGATCGCGCTGCTCGGCTTCATGGCCATCGCGGCCGGGGTGAAGCCACTGCCCGGCTCGTCACCGGGGAGCGTGGACAGCAACACCGTGGTGCCGGTCCTGTTCGACCAGCAGTTCCCCGACTGGTTCGCCGGTGTCGCGTACGCGGCCATCGGCATCGGCGCGCTGGTGCCGGCGGCGATCATGTCGATCGCGGCGGCGAACCTGTTCACCCGCAACATCTACAAGGAATACCTGAAGCGGGACGCCAGCCCGGCGCAGGAGGCGAACGTCTCCAAGATCACGTCTCTGGTGGTGAAGGTCGGCGCGGTGGCCTGCATCGTCTTCCTCGACCCTCAGTTCTCCATCGACCTCCAGCTCATCGGCGGCGTGATCATCCTCCAGACGCTGCCGGCGGTGGCGCTCGGTCTCTACACCCGCTGGTTCCACCGTGGCGCACTGATCGGCGGCTGGGTCGCGGGCATGGGGCTGGGCATGTGGATGCTCTACCAGATCCCGAACGCCGCGACCGGCCGTAAGCACTTCGGCGGTTCGGCGTTCCCACTGGCCGACTTCGGGTTCGACACCCCGAAGACGATCTACGTCGGGATCGTGGCGGTGCTGGTCAACCTCGCGGTCGCGGCGCTGCTGACGGTGGTGCTGCGGGCGGCGAAGGTGCGCGACGGCGGCGACGGCACCACGTCGGACGACTACTTCGCCGACGAGGGCGACCCGCGCGTCGTGCCCGGCCCACGCCGCGACGCCGACGCCGCCCCGGAACCGGTCGCCTGA
- a CDS encoding sulfite exporter TauE/SafE family protein — MDVSDAALLVAAGLAAGTVNAVAGGGSLITFPAMIAVGLPPVPANVSNSVAVFPGYVASVAGSRQDLPPRRALATLIPTTLVGTIAGALLLLATPARAFELVVPFLVLGATAVLAFQDPLRRLVGHPRDLSPRRRTVTVQVMVAVGAVYGGYFGAALGVMLVAGLALVLDATLARVSAIKNLLSAIVGLTTLVVFALFGPVNWAAVAVVAPATLAGGYAGARLVRRLPPVVLKVLIVVFGTTIGLYLLWRALR; from the coding sequence ATGGATGTCTCCGACGCCGCGCTGCTGGTCGCCGCCGGGCTCGCCGCGGGCACGGTCAACGCGGTGGCCGGCGGGGGCTCGCTGATCACCTTCCCGGCGATGATCGCGGTGGGGCTGCCGCCGGTGCCGGCCAACGTGAGCAACTCGGTGGCGGTCTTCCCGGGGTACGTGGCCAGCGTGGCGGGCAGCCGACAGGATCTGCCGCCCCGCCGGGCGCTGGCCACGCTGATACCCACGACGTTGGTCGGCACGATCGCCGGCGCCCTGCTGCTGCTGGCCACCCCGGCGCGGGCGTTCGAGTTGGTGGTGCCCTTCCTGGTGCTCGGGGCGACGGCGGTGCTGGCGTTCCAGGATCCGCTACGCCGGCTGGTCGGGCATCCGCGTGACCTGTCGCCGCGCCGCCGTACGGTCACGGTGCAGGTGATGGTCGCGGTCGGCGCGGTGTACGGCGGCTATTTCGGCGCGGCCCTCGGGGTGATGCTGGTCGCCGGCCTGGCCCTGGTGCTGGATGCGACGCTGGCCCGGGTTAGCGCGATCAAGAACCTGCTCTCCGCCATCGTCGGGCTGACCACGCTCGTGGTGTTCGCGCTGTTCGGGCCGGTGAACTGGGCGGCCGTCGCGGTGGTCGCGCCGGCGACCCTGGCCGGTGGGTACGCCGGTGCGCGGCTGGTCCGCCGGCTGCCGCCGGTGGTGCTCAAGGTGCTGATCGTGGTCTTCGGCACGACGATCGGTCTCTACCTGCTCTGGCGCGCGCTGCGCTGA